Genomic segment of Drosophila ananassae strain 14024-0371.13 chromosome 2L, ASM1763931v2, whole genome shotgun sequence:
AATCTTATTTTGGATGATGGCGGCGATGCCACGCATCTGATGCTGAAGAAGTATCCGGACTACTTCAAAGGCATCCGAGGCATTGTAGAGGAGAGCGTGACGGGGGTTCATCGTCTCTATATGCTCTCCAAGGGAGGAAAGCTCACCGTTCCGGCTATCAATGTCAACGACTCGGTCACCAAAAACAAGTTTGATACGTTCTACACATGTCGCGACTCCATACTGGACAGGTGAgagagttttttatttatttttttaatttttgtttattttcctaATTTATAGTTTGAAACGCACTACGGACATCATGTTTGGCGGCAAACAGGTGGTGATTTGTGGCTACGGCGATGTGGGCAAGGGATGTGCCCAGTCACTTAAGGGCCAGGGCTGCATCGTTTACATCACAGAGGTGGATCCCATCTGTGCCCTTCAAGCAGCCATGGACGGATTCCGGGTGGTGCGGCTAAACGAAGTCATTCGGACGGTGGATGTGGTAGTCACAGCCACCGGAAACAAGAATGTAGTCACCCGGGATCACATGAATCGCATGAAAAATGGATGCATACTTTGCAATATGGGTCATTCCTGCTCCGAGATCGATGTGGTAAGTAATGAGCTGTTTTTTAATGTACTGAATATCCTTTCAAATCTTATTTCCCTTACAGAACAGCCTGCATACGCCGGAATTGACTTGGGAACGAGTTCGCTCCCAGGTTGACCACATCATCTGGCCCGACGGCAGGATGATTATCCTTCTGGCAGAAGGTAGGTTGGTGAATCTCTCTTGCTCCACAATTTCCTCGTTCGTCGTCTCCGTGGCCTCCTCCACTCAGGCCCTGGCTCTAATTGAATTATACTCGGCGCCAGGAAGGTACAAGTCGGATGTCTACTTGCTGCCAAAGAAAATGGGTAggtttataatatattttataaactaaATCATTTGTTTCAAACTTTATTCTTTACTAGATGAGTACGTGGCAAGTCTGCATCTATCCACTTTTGAAGCTCATCTCACAGAGCTCACAGATGAGCAGGCCAAGTTTATGGGCCTGAACAAGGCGGGACCTTTTAAAGCCAATTACTACAGGTGCCCATAACAgcgtttatttttattacattttaatCTAACATCCCTTTTTTGTTGCAGATATTAATcagtattaaattttatattcttGTTACTCTTGTTCTGTAAAATtgatattagaaaaaaatataaaaatatcttttaatttaaattaaaatatgtttattgttttctttaaagtaAAATGCGGAAGTCAATGTCCACAATGGCTGTCATAGATTCGGTGAGCACCTCCTGCGTCTTGATTACATAGTTCACGTTCTCAAAACGGACCGACCGCTCGCTCTCCCGttgatccccgatccccgctgtccctgcgtggttttacttgtgggcgcaggatacctgttgtgtccgggaataactcaaaccgactcgtttaccctaGGGCCTCAGTTTTGctgcggatccttgatcctttccccttgctccttgcttgaCTCTCGTACCGCCCGTCCCCGTTGTCTCCTATaaccgcggaggcccggccgggaccgttacgatTCACGGTGATTATCATCTTTCGGAGGCATCGTTCTCATCTGGCGCCGATTGACCAGAGATTTTCCGGCATTTTTCACGTTGCAAAAtggaaatttgaaaaaaaaaagtgctgGAAAGTGCTGGAATGGCCAGGTTTTTGAAGCTCGGCCTGAAACCTACAAATGaactagtttttttttggcgccaTCTACCGTTGAGGGCAGTCAATTGCTTAGCGCCCTCTTTTGTCGTAAACGGCAAGCTGGccactttttttcaaatttccaacactttttttttcaaatttccgtttttttcaaatttccaacactttttttttttaaatttccattTTGCAACATGAAAAATGCCGGGAAATCTCTGGTCAAACGGCGCCAGATGAGAACGATGCCTCCGAAAGATGataatcaccgtggaacgtaacggtctttgcaaggattaacgggcgcctctggcactatataaggagggcccctggagcgaatcggggccgagtcttctagggaagctggg
This window contains:
- the LOC6500700 gene encoding adenosylhomocysteinase-like 2 — its product is MSKMPETTFADLSLADKTAVKKSSIEARRFSDVSTCSFSSTCFTGSSDEEEISPKDNHQRNSAGGTDFCVKSISKSTFGRREIEIAESEMPGIMTLRKRAKDEKPLKGAHIVGCTHVNAQSAVLIETLVQLGATVRWAACNIYSTQNAVAAALAEAGIPIFAWRGETEEEFWWCLDKCIHKEGWTPNLILDDGGDATHLMLKKYPDYFKGIRGIVEESVTGVHRLYMLSKGGKLTVPAINVNDSVTKNKFDTFYTCRDSILDSLKRTTDIMFGGKQVVICGYGDVGKGCAQSLKGQGCIVYITEVDPICALQAAMDGFRVVRLNEVIRTVDVVVTATGNKNVVTRDHMNRMKNGCILCNMGHSCSEIDVNSLHTPELTWERVRSQVDHIIWPDGRMIILLAEGRLVNLSCSTISSFVVSVASSTQALALIELYSAPGRYKSDVYLLPKKMDEYVASLHLSTFEAHLTELTDEQAKFMGLNKAGPFKANYYRY